Within Inmirania thermothiophila, the genomic segment CGAGGTCCTGGTGGTGGCGGTGGGCCGCCCCCGCTTCATCCCCGGCGGCTGGGTCCGCGAGGGTGCGGTGGTGGTGGACGTGGGCATCAACCGCCTCGCCGACGGCAGGCTCGCCGGGGACGTCGACTTCGAGGGGGCGTGCGAGCGCGCGGGGTGGATCACGCCGGTGCCCGGCGGGGTCGGCCCCATGACCATCGTCACCCTGCTGGAGAACACGCTGGAGGCGGCGCGCCTGCGCGGCCGCATCCCGGCGGACGTCTAGCCGCCGCGCCCCTCAGGCCCGCCGCCAGGTGGTCCCCTGCGGCGTGTCCTCGAGCACGATCCCCCTCGCCTTGAGCTCGTCGCGGATCGCGTCGGCGCGGGCGAAGTCGCGCGCCCGGCGCGCCTCGGCCCGCTCCGCCACCAGCCGCTCGATCTCCTCGTCGGACAGCCCCGCCCCGCTGCCGGCACCGCGCAGGTAAGCCTCGGGGTCCTGCTGCAGCAGGCCGAGGATGCCGCCGAGGCGGCGAAGCGCCGCGGCGAGCCCCGCCGCCCGCTGCGCCTCCTCGGCGCGGGCGCGGTTGACCTCGCGCGCCAGCTCGTGCAGCACCGCCAGCGCCTCCGGGGTGTTGAAGTCGTCCTCCATGGCGGCGTGGAAGCGCGCCTCGAACGCCTCCGCCCCCGCAGGTTCGGCCTCGGGCAGGCCGCGAAGGGCGGTGTAGAGGCGGCGCAGGGCCTCGCGCGCCTGCGCGAGCTGGTCCTCGCTGTAGTTGAGGGGGCTGCGGTAGTGCGCGGTGAGGATGAAGTAGCGCACCTCCTCCGGGCGGTAGCGCTCGAGGATCTCGCGGATGGTGAAGAAGTTGCCCAGGGACTTGGACATCTTCTCCTCGTTGACGCGCACGAAGCCGTTGTGCATCCAGTAGCGCACGAAGGGCCGGCCCGTCGCCCCCTCGGACTGGGCGATCTCGTTCTCGTGGTGAGGGAACTGCAGATCCTGCCCGCCGCCGTGGATGTCGAAGGTCTCGCCGAGGCAGCTCGTGGACATGGCCGAGCACTCGATGTGCCAGCCCGGCCGGCCCCGGCCCCACGGGGCGTCCCATGCCGGCTCGCCGGGCTTGGCCGCCTTCCAGAGGGCGAAGTCGAGGGGGTCATCCTTGGCCTCGCCCACCTCGACGCGGGCGCCCGCGCGCAGCTCCTCCGGGCGCTTGCCGGAGAGCCTGCCGTAGCCCTCGAAGCGGCTGACGTCGAAGTAGACGTCACCGTTGTCGGCGACGTAGGCGTAGCCCCGCTCGATCAGGCGCTGGATCATGGCGATGATCTCGCCCATGTGGGCGGTGGCGCGCGGCTCCTCGTCCGGCGGCAGCAGGCCCAGCGCCTCGGCGTCCTCGTGCATGGCGCGGATGAACTCCTCGGTCAGCGCGCGGAAGTCCACGCCGCGCTCCCGCGCGCGGGCGATGATCTTGTCATCGATGTCGGTGATGTTGCGCACGTAGGTGACCTCGTAGCCGCGCGCCCGCAGGTAGCGCACGACGACGTCGAAGACCACCATGGCGCGGGCATGGCCGAGGTGGCAGTGGTCGTAGACGGTCATGCCGCAGACGTACATCCGCACCCTGCCGGGCTCCAGCGGCTCGAAGGGCTCCTTGCGGCGGGTCAGCGTGTTGTAGATCCTGAGCATGGTTCAAAGGGTCTCCTCGCGAATCCGGTCGAGCGCCTGCCGCAGCCGGCGCCGCCGCCCCTCGGGGCCGAGCAGCGCCCACAGCGCCCCCAGCTCCGGCCCCGACGTGGTCCCCGTGAGCGCCGCGCGCAGCGGCAGGTAGAGGGCCCGCCCGCGCCGGCCGGTGGCGGCGGCGATGCGCGCTGCGGCCTGCCGCAGGTCGGGGGCGTCGGCGGCGGCGAGCGCGGCCTCCAGGAAGGCCGCGCCGGCCCCCTGCAACGCCGCCACCGCCTCCGGCTCGGGCGCGCCCTCGCCCCAGAGCCGCTCCGCCCAGACCAGCGCCTCCCGCGGCAACAGCACGTTGTCGCGCACGGCGGCGGCGAAGGCCGCGCCCCGCCCCGGCGGCACCCGCGCCGCGAGCGCCGGCGCGCCCGTGCCCATCCACGCCCACAGCGCCTCGTCGCCGAGCCGCGCCAGGGCCTCGCGCTGCCAGTGCGCCAGCGCCTGCGCATCATAGCGCGCCGGCGCCCGGCCGATGCGCGCCGGATCGAAGCCGGCGGCCATCGCCTCGGGCTCGAGCCAGCCCGCCTCGCGGCCGCGGTGCCCCAGCCGGGCGAGCAGGTTGCGCACCGCGCCGGGCAGGTAGCCGGCCTCGCGCAGGGCCGCCACCGCGGCATCGCCGCGGCGCTTGGCGAGCGGACGGCCGTCGGCGCCCACGAGCAGCGGCAGGTGACCGTAGCGCGGCGGTACAAGGCCGAGCCGCTCCAGCAGCAGGAGCTGGCGCGGCGTGTTGGCGACGTGGTCCTCGCCCCGCAGGACGTGGGTCACGCCCATGAGGGCGTCGTCCACGGCGTTGGCGAAGAGGAAGGCGGGGGTGCCGTCGGCGCGGCGGATGACGAAGTCGCCGAGCGCGTCGGAGCGCACCGCCTGCCGCCCGCGCACGAGATCCTGCCACACGATCTCGCGCCCCGCCGGCACGCGCAGCCGCAGCGCCGCGGGCTCGCCCGCCGCAAGCCGCCGCCCCGCCTCCCGCGCCGAGAGCGCGGCGCAGGTGCCAGGATAGCGCGGCGGCCGCCCGGCGGCGCGGGCGCGCGCACGCGCCGCGGCGAGTTTCTCCTCCGCGCAGAAGCAGGGATAGGCAGCGCCGGCCGCGAGCAGGCGCGCGAAGGCCTCCTCGTAGAGGGCGCCGCGCGCCGACTGGCGGTAGGGCCCGTGGGGGCCGCCCACGT encodes:
- the cysS gene encoding cysteine--tRNA ligase; the encoded protein is MLRIYNTLTRRKEPFEPLEPGRVRMYVCGMTVYDHCHLGHARAMVVFDVVVRYLRARGYEVTYVRNITDIDDKIIARARERGVDFRALTEEFIRAMHEDAEALGLLPPDEEPRATAHMGEIIAMIQRLIERGYAYVADNGDVYFDVSRFEGYGRLSGKRPEELRAGARVEVGEAKDDPLDFALWKAAKPGEPAWDAPWGRGRPGWHIECSAMSTSCLGETFDIHGGGQDLQFPHHENEIAQSEGATGRPFVRYWMHNGFVRVNEEKMSKSLGNFFTIREILERYRPEEVRYFILTAHYRSPLNYSEDQLAQAREALRRLYTALRGLPEAEPAGAEAFEARFHAAMEDDFNTPEALAVLHELAREVNRARAEEAQRAAGLAAALRRLGGILGLLQQDPEAYLRGAGSGAGLSDEEIERLVAERAEARRARDFARADAIRDELKARGIVLEDTPQGTTWRRA
- the gltX gene encoding glutamate--tRNA ligase; the encoded protein is MRAMPQHEVVTRFAPSPTGRLHVGNARTALFSWLLARRAGGRFLLRIEDTDRGRSDAGHEAALMEDLRWLGLDWDEGPDVGGPHGPYRQSARGALYEEAFARLLAAGAAYPCFCAEEKLAAARARARAAGRPPRYPGTCAALSAREAGRRLAAGEPAALRLRVPAGREIVWQDLVRGRQAVRSDALGDFVIRRADGTPAFLFANAVDDALMGVTHVLRGEDHVANTPRQLLLLERLGLVPPRYGHLPLLVGADGRPLAKRRGDAAVAALREAGYLPGAVRNLLARLGHRGREAGWLEPEAMAAGFDPARIGRAPARYDAQALAHWQREALARLGDEALWAWMGTGAPALAARVPPGRGAAFAAAVRDNVLLPREALVWAERLWGEGAPEPEAVAALQGAGAAFLEAALAAADAPDLRQAAARIAAATGRRGRALYLPLRAALTGTTSGPELGALWALLGPEGRRRRLRQALDRIREETL